From a region of the Paenibacillus sp. R14(2021) genome:
- a CDS encoding DsbA family protein has protein sequence MHIDLYSDVVCPWCRIGKQNLARALEKWAQINDEPVTVSYHAYQLDPDLPEEGSSFKEVMTRKAGGPESMRRGIEHLTGAGAAVGVTFHFDKISRMPNTRLAHRLVAILPEDSRETAVEALFKAYFEEGIDIAQMHEIIAIAERLGFDGAATRTRLEQGEGAESVDADLKRAQQIGVTGVPFFVFNNRYALSGAYPAEELLGLMGGARSGT, from the coding sequence ATGCATATTGACCTCTATTCCGACGTTGTTTGTCCTTGGTGCCGCATCGGCAAGCAAAACCTGGCCCGAGCACTCGAGAAATGGGCGCAGATCAATGATGAACCGGTCACCGTCTCCTACCATGCGTATCAATTGGATCCCGACCTACCTGAGGAAGGCAGCAGCTTTAAAGAAGTCATGACCAGGAAAGCCGGCGGACCCGAGTCGATGAGACGCGGCATCGAGCATCTGACCGGAGCTGGCGCAGCAGTCGGCGTCACGTTCCATTTTGATAAAATAAGCCGGATGCCAAATACTCGGCTTGCGCATCGCCTGGTTGCAATCCTTCCGGAAGATTCGAGGGAAACAGCGGTTGAGGCGCTGTTCAAAGCGTATTTCGAAGAAGGCATTGATATCGCGCAAATGCATGAAATTATTGCGATAGCCGAACGGCTCGGCTTTGACGGAGCCGCAACGCGGACTCGGCTGGAACAAGGTGAGGGCGCGGAAAGCGTAGATGCTGACCTCAAGCGCGCACAGCAAATCGGCGTGACCGGCGTGCCGTTCTTCGTCTTCAACAATCGCTACGCGCTGTCCGGCGCCTATCCAGCCGAAGAGCTGCTTGGCTTGATGGGCGGCGCGCGAAGCGGCACCTAA
- a CDS encoding multidrug efflux SMR transporter: MAWLFLLLSGLGEVGGVTGIKLSNGFKNARGTLLALCSGFVSFYCLSRSLQEIPISTAYAIWTGIGSIGSVLLGMLLFGESKDKRKLLFIAMIIIGAAGLKFTSGGHG, from the coding sequence ATGGCGTGGTTATTCTTACTGCTGTCCGGGCTTGGCGAGGTCGGCGGCGTAACCGGGATCAAGCTTTCGAACGGGTTCAAAAATGCCAGGGGTACGCTGCTGGCACTTTGTTCGGGATTCGTCAGCTTCTACTGCTTATCACGATCACTGCAAGAAATTCCGATCAGCACGGCCTATGCCATCTGGACGGGAATCGGTTCCATTGGCAGCGTCCTTCTGGGGATGCTCCTATTCGGCGAATCCAAGGATAAGCGGAAGCTGCTCTTTATCGCGATGATCATCATCGGCGCGGCAGGACTTAAATTTACGAGCGGCGGGCACGGATAA
- a CDS encoding multidrug efflux SMR transporter, with product MAWLYLLLAGLLEVAWASGLQASEGFTKWLPSVITITLLAVSFFCFARAMRRIEVGTAYAVFTGIGTVGTVIVGIVLLDEPASVFKLFFIALLVGGIVGLKVISGKGEAEQVAAKPEQTSE from the coding sequence GTGGCGTGGTTGTATTTGCTGCTCGCGGGGCTGCTTGAAGTCGCATGGGCCTCCGGGCTCCAGGCGTCTGAAGGGTTTACCAAATGGCTGCCGAGCGTTATTACGATTACACTGTTAGCGGTTAGCTTCTTCTGTTTCGCAAGAGCGATGCGCCGGATCGAGGTCGGGACGGCCTATGCCGTCTTTACGGGAATTGGAACGGTGGGCACGGTCATCGTCGGCATCGTGCTGCTGGATGAGCCCGCAAGCGTGTTCAAGCTGTTCTTTATCGCGCTGCTGGTCGGCGGTATCGTGGGCTTGAAGGTGATTTCGGGCAAAGGGGAAGCGGAGCAAGTGGCAGCTAAGCCGGAACAGACATCGGAATAA
- a CDS encoding TetR/AcrR family transcriptional regulator, producing MTANRLKQAALTLFAESGYEGVSLSEIAKSVGIKTPSIYAHFDSKEQLFLALLEDAIHEEFEKFTMLLTETEHQLPIERFYTIFRFFTDLDGLSKGQSFLKRTMLMPPRKLEERLREKFTAYEDAFTVVLMKLLHACAQPGRCSDEQAERLLALFYALLDGLLVEHKLYDSARYRTRQALLWDWMRDAMKQEYAGTRG from the coding sequence ATGACAGCGAACCGATTGAAACAAGCCGCGCTGACGCTGTTCGCGGAATCGGGCTATGAGGGCGTGTCTCTCTCGGAGATTGCCAAGTCTGTCGGCATCAAGACGCCGTCGATTTACGCGCATTTCGATTCCAAGGAGCAGCTCTTTCTTGCACTGCTGGAGGATGCAATTCATGAAGAGTTCGAGAAGTTTACGATGCTGCTTACAGAAACGGAGCATCAGCTGCCCATAGAGCGGTTTTATACGATATTCCGCTTCTTCACCGATTTGGATGGTCTCTCGAAAGGGCAGTCGTTTCTGAAACGAACGATGCTCATGCCGCCTCGCAAGCTGGAGGAGCGGCTGCGAGAGAAGTTTACGGCCTATGAGGATGCGTTTACGGTTGTCTTAATGAAGCTGCTTCATGCGTGCGCGCAGCCAGGCAGGTGCAGCGACGAGCAGGCTGAGCGTCTGCTCGCGCTGTTCTATGCGCTGCTCGACGGATTGCTGGTGGAGCATAAATTGTACGATTCCGCTCGCTATCGAACACGGCAGGCGTTGCTGTGGGATTGGATGCGGGATGCGATGAAACAGGAATACGCGGGAACGAGAGGGTGA